ATTCACATCATTCAGAACAAGCACGCTCAGCAACTCGAACTGTTGCGTGCCGTGCTGCTGCTGGCGGCGGCCCTGAGCGGTGTGCTGAGTACTGGAATGATCTGGCGTTCGCTGATCCTATGGCGGCGTGAAAAGCAGGCGCTGGCACTTCAGCGCGAACTGCTGTCGCTGGCCTCGCACGAACTGCGCCGCCCGTTGCAGTCGCTGCTCATTGCCACCGACCTCCTCCGCACCGCCAGGACACCGGAAGACCGACTGCACTTTCTGGGTGTGGTCGAAGACAGTGCCGCGCAACTGGCGACCCGCGCCGACCTGGAGCGGCTGGCCGATATGTACGATCACGTGCAGCTGCGTCGGCAGCCCATCGACCTGGGGGCGCTGCTCGCCAGCTTTTCGGCTCGCCGGGTCTCGTTTACGCCGCCCGCTGCCCCGCTCGTGTGGAGCGCCGACCCCGACAAGCTGCGTCAGATCATCGAAAATCTGGTCGAAAATGCTCTGCGCTACTCGCCGGGTCAGGTCATGCTGAGCATGCAGGCCACCGAGCTGCCTGAAATCTGGGTACAGGACAGCGGTCAGGGAATTCAGAGCAGCGATGTCGAGCGGCTGTTCCAGCCGGGCCAGCGCGGAGAAGGCAGCGAAGTGGCAGCGTCGGGGCGTGGCCTGGGATTGACGGTTGCCCGGAAACTGGCCCGCGCACACGGCGGCGATCTGCTGCTCGAACCTGCGCCGAGCGGCGGCACCCGCGCCGTGTTGCGCCTGGGAAGAGCAGACAACTGAGGTCGAAGACCAGAGGAACCGAAGTTCTGTCTGCGAGCGCACGAGAGAACGGCGCACTGCGAAGCGGCGGAATTCTTCGCAGTGCGCCCCTGGTCTGCGTGGTTCAGTCCTCGCTG
Above is a window of Deinococcus ruber DNA encoding:
- a CDS encoding sensor histidine kinase, with amino-acid sequence MRRWSDPLVAVIPLLLTVVLLVSGFTPILRTLSDPNASWTGFAYQALLDKITGYALAISNSATSPAQLTILREQALSSANNSAEFPDLAAVESIGEARLSRVSVLFQAALLPGQQRRLGAAIREAALLNEQSHERIHIIQNKHAQQLELLRAVLLLAAALSGVLSTGMIWRSLILWRREKQALALQRELLSLASHELRRPLQSLLIATDLLRTARTPEDRLHFLGVVEDSAAQLATRADLERLADMYDHVQLRRQPIDLGALLASFSARRVSFTPPAAPLVWSADPDKLRQIIENLVENALRYSPGQVMLSMQATELPEIWVQDSGQGIQSSDVERLFQPGQRGEGSEVAASGRGLGLTVARKLARAHGGDLLLEPAPSGGTRAVLRLGRADN